A part of Streptomyces sp. NBC_01210 genomic DNA contains:
- a CDS encoding Uma2 family endonuclease: MTAEMVAPAWMHEQITAEEYESWSEEQCAGIEIVDGMVVVSPSASKRHNRLARILANVLDAAAGPEWNADTDFDVRLQDIPLTNRRPDVVVYRADTIDITPTRPEHVLLVAEVVSPGSETTDRIVKVDQYAKAGIGFYWRIEQAATGVPLVYTSVLDPATTTYRDGDVFTGVLKVAAPFPVEIDLGQI, translated from the coding sequence ATGACGGCCGAGATGGTAGCCCCGGCGTGGATGCATGAGCAGATCACTGCCGAGGAGTACGAGTCCTGGTCCGAGGAGCAGTGCGCCGGTATCGAGATCGTGGACGGGATGGTCGTCGTGAGTCCGAGTGCGTCCAAGCGGCACAACCGGCTGGCCCGGATTCTGGCGAACGTCCTGGATGCCGCCGCGGGCCCGGAGTGGAACGCCGACACGGACTTCGACGTCCGGCTTCAGGACATCCCACTCACCAATCGCCGCCCAGACGTCGTCGTGTACCGCGCAGACACAATCGACATCACCCCCACCCGCCCTGAGCACGTGCTGCTGGTCGCGGAGGTGGTGTCGCCAGGCTCGGAAACCACCGACCGGATCGTGAAGGTCGACCAGTACGCCAAGGCAGGCATCGGCTTCTACTGGCGGATCGAGCAGGCCGCGACAGGCGTTCCTCTCGTGTACACCTCCGTTCTCGACCCCGCGACGACGACCTACCGGGACGGAGACGTGTTCACCGGCGTCCTCAAGGTAGCGGCCCCCTTCCCGGTGGAGATCGACCTCGGCCAGATCTGA
- a CDS encoding tyrosine-type recombinase/integrase codes for MANRKGRRRSFGSVRQLASGRWQVRYRDPENGLLRPAEKTYETKTDAQVALTHIEADVTRGQWADPDAGAVNFADYASAWLRDRKLADRTRERNESVMRLHIVPVFGAGSIADVTTARVRSWRGKLLAAGVGEPTVVKAYQLLRALMNTAVDDELIRRNLCRIKGADSHDVPERPVLSVAEVFAVADAIGSRYRLLVLLAAFTTLRFGELAGLRRKDIDLAGRVVVVRRAQAELCRTGGSSTRRPSQPRAFGRFPSRLSWSTRSGTTWSTAPPRDRKVTCSSVRRAGSFGGATSGMTGSRPGRRRVSRHHNRQRASLGGNPS; via the coding sequence ATGGCCAACAGGAAAGGCAGGCGCAGAAGCTTCGGGTCCGTGCGGCAGCTCGCCTCCGGCCGTTGGCAGGTGCGCTACCGCGATCCGGAGAACGGTCTCCTTCGTCCGGCTGAGAAGACGTACGAGACCAAGACCGATGCGCAGGTCGCGCTCACGCACATCGAGGCGGACGTCACGCGCGGGCAGTGGGCGGACCCGGACGCCGGGGCGGTGAACTTCGCCGACTACGCCTCGGCATGGCTGCGGGACCGGAAGCTGGCCGACCGTACTCGCGAGCGGAATGAGTCGGTGATGCGGCTGCACATCGTCCCCGTCTTCGGCGCGGGCTCCATTGCTGACGTCACGACCGCTCGCGTGCGGAGCTGGCGCGGCAAGTTGCTCGCTGCCGGAGTGGGGGAGCCCACGGTGGTCAAGGCCTACCAACTGCTGCGGGCCCTGATGAACACAGCTGTGGATGACGAGCTGATCCGCCGCAACCTGTGCCGGATCAAAGGTGCGGACAGCCACGACGTGCCTGAGCGGCCCGTGTTGTCGGTGGCGGAGGTCTTCGCCGTAGCTGATGCCATCGGCTCGCGCTACAGGCTGCTCGTCCTCCTGGCGGCGTTCACGACTCTTCGCTTCGGTGAGCTGGCTGGGCTGCGTCGCAAGGACATCGACCTGGCCGGCCGCGTGGTCGTGGTCCGGCGGGCGCAGGCCGAGTTGTGCAGGACGGGCGGCTCTTCGACAAGGCGCCCAAGTCAGCCGCGGGCGTTCGGACGGTTTCCTTCCCGGCTGAGCTGGTCGACGAGATCAGGGACCACCTGGAGTACTGCGCCGCCGAGGGACAGGAAGGTCACCTGTTCGTCGGTCCGCAGGGCGGGCAGCTTCGGCGGAGCAACTTCAGGGATGACTGGATCACGGCCAGGAAGGCGGCGGGTGTCACGGCACCATAATCGGCAAAGGGCCAGCCTGGGAGGAAACCCCTCCTGA
- a CDS encoding sialidase family protein: MRVFLPLTAVTTTALLLVTVTGATPAAADRNPDGTPLVKVSHGDPYAKCTIGARSPDSIVYPATEVEPYLSVDPRDPKRVVTVFQQDRWNDGGARGLAAGWTTDGHTFHRSTLPFSLCAPGGADYERASDPWVSTGPDGTVYAGGEGVDFTKSTRSALLAVTSRDGGRTWQNLTTTHVDEQPFFNDKPSLTADPIRKGTAYQVWNRLDNDPPGPSSLDGPGYISLTRDGGRTWSKARPFVDTSTVPNTQTIGHLIVADRGTGTLYDFFDRITYSDDLSTVVEARYEVVTSTDAGETWSAPVTVARDTSVPEVDPNDPTKLLRAAATLPSPAVDPKTGTLYMAYEGSDFSGGEFDSVQLVRSTDGGRTWGTPELISPKGVPAFSPSIAVAERGTVALTYYDLRFLKPGNTTTLPTAYQLATLQHGNPKLRTERRISRVFDWLQAPFAGGYFLGDYQGLVADGKGVRAVLTETHSGAPQNRTDVYTSSLRTR; the protein is encoded by the coding sequence ATGCGCGTCTTCCTGCCCCTGACCGCCGTCACCACCACCGCGCTCCTGCTCGTCACGGTCACCGGCGCGACTCCCGCCGCAGCAGACCGGAACCCCGACGGCACACCACTGGTCAAGGTGTCCCACGGCGACCCGTACGCGAAGTGCACCATCGGAGCGAGGTCCCCCGACAGCATCGTCTACCCGGCCACCGAGGTCGAGCCGTACCTGTCCGTCGATCCGCGCGACCCCAAGCGCGTGGTCACCGTGTTCCAGCAGGACCGCTGGAACGACGGCGGCGCCCGTGGCCTGGCGGCCGGCTGGACCACGGACGGCCACACCTTCCACCGGAGCACGCTGCCGTTCAGCCTGTGCGCCCCCGGCGGCGCGGACTACGAACGGGCCTCCGACCCCTGGGTGAGCACCGGACCGGACGGCACGGTCTACGCCGGCGGGGAGGGCGTCGACTTCACGAAGAGCACGCGCAGCGCCCTCCTGGCAGTCACGTCCCGCGACGGCGGCCGCACTTGGCAGAACCTCACCACCACGCACGTCGACGAGCAGCCGTTTTTCAACGACAAGCCCTCACTCACCGCCGACCCGATCCGCAAGGGCACCGCCTACCAGGTCTGGAACCGCCTCGACAACGACCCACCCGGCCCCAGCTCCCTCGACGGTCCCGGCTACATCTCCCTCACCCGCGACGGCGGCCGCACCTGGAGCAAGGCCCGGCCGTTCGTCGACACCAGCACCGTGCCCAACACCCAGACCATCGGCCATCTGATCGTCGCCGACCGGGGCACCGGCACCCTGTACGACTTCTTCGACCGGATCACCTACTCCGACGACCTGAGCACCGTCGTCGAAGCCCGCTACGAGGTGGTCACCTCGACCGACGCCGGAGAGACCTGGAGCGCCCCGGTCACCGTGGCCCGGGACACGTCCGTACCGGAGGTCGACCCGAACGACCCCACCAAACTGCTGCGCGCCGCGGCCACCCTGCCGAGCCCGGCTGTTGACCCCAAGACAGGCACGCTGTACATGGCCTACGAGGGCTCGGACTTCTCCGGTGGAGAGTTCGACTCCGTCCAGCTTGTGCGGTCCACCGACGGCGGACGCACCTGGGGGACCCCGGAGCTGATCAGCCCCAAGGGCGTTCCGGCCTTCTCACCGTCGATCGCGGTCGCCGAGCGGGGCACGGTCGCGCTCACTTACTACGACCTGCGCTTCCTCAAGCCCGGCAACACCACCACCCTGCCCACCGCCTACCAACTGGCTACGCTGCAGCACGGAAACCCGAAGCTCCGGACCGAACGACGGATCTCGCGGGTCTTCGACTGGCTGCAGGCGCCGTTCGCCGGGGGCTACTTCCTCGGCGACTACCAAGGCCTGGTGGCAGACGGCAAGGGAGTACGGGCGGTGCTCACCGAGACCCACTCCGGCGCACCACAGAACCGTACGGACGTGTACACCAGCAGTCTCCGCACCCGCTGA
- a CDS encoding serine/threonine-protein kinase, with the protein MTSGEAHGAELTGKVLGGRYRVTSMIGRGGMGVVARAVDELLNREVAVKVLRAFTDTSAAELADVRTRMQREAQAAARIRHSGVVTVHDVTEEQGLPVIVMELVDGPSLDDVLAERGTLEPHEAAAIGAKLMDALDAAHRAGVLHRDVKPGNVLIEHGGRVVLTDFGIATMEASGDEAMAKLTQSGQLVGSLDYLPPERAQGREPGPASDIWSLGMTLYAAVEGTSPFRRTSAWSTLSAIVTEPLPEPRRAGPLTPVLQALMAKEPENRPTAEQARGMLERVASGGTVHLASAAPTPTPPPTPAPAPAPAVGPGAAAAAAPAPGFGPPLFPQPAPQPEPLHAGYAQPVLPPTLPQHGAPVAGHAGVPAPETSRTAARRVRRRSNRTVVAAAAAVVLLAAGGGITYALTSQQGGKTTDGAQATPPGVGSPTDSPWPTGGSTPSSAGSPGTSSKPSASEEPDGHEDEELGPTKKPGVEGDKPTESPSASQETKPSPTVKEPTPVSTACTGWGHENRSDGYGYLAETSHLYTGPYAECQNVTVVKTGVKLYYHCYVTNAYGNKWIYARIDGTNTEGWASSTRLSKESGTLPRC; encoded by the coding sequence GTGACCTCGGGGGAAGCGCATGGCGCAGAGCTGACGGGCAAGGTACTCGGGGGGCGTTACCGGGTGACCTCCATGATCGGGCGCGGTGGCATGGGGGTGGTCGCCCGGGCGGTGGACGAACTGCTGAACCGAGAGGTCGCCGTCAAGGTCCTGCGGGCTTTCACCGACACCTCCGCAGCCGAACTGGCCGACGTGCGGACCCGGATGCAGCGGGAGGCGCAGGCCGCCGCCCGTATCCGGCACAGCGGCGTGGTCACCGTCCACGACGTGACCGAGGAGCAGGGCCTCCCGGTCATCGTCATGGAACTCGTCGACGGGCCCTCGCTCGACGACGTGCTGGCGGAGCGCGGCACACTGGAGCCGCACGAGGCTGCGGCGATCGGCGCCAAGTTGATGGACGCGCTCGACGCCGCGCACCGGGCCGGCGTACTCCACCGGGACGTCAAGCCGGGAAACGTGCTGATCGAGCACGGCGGCAGGGTCGTGCTCACCGATTTCGGTATCGCCACCATGGAAGCCTCCGGCGACGAGGCCATGGCCAAGCTGACCCAGAGCGGTCAACTCGTCGGTTCCCTCGACTATTTGCCGCCGGAGCGCGCGCAGGGCAGGGAGCCCGGTCCCGCGTCGGACATCTGGTCGCTCGGCATGACGCTCTACGCGGCCGTGGAGGGCACTTCGCCGTTCCGCCGCACGTCCGCGTGGTCCACCCTGTCGGCGATCGTCACCGAGCCCCTGCCGGAGCCCCGCCGGGCGGGACCGCTCACGCCCGTGCTCCAGGCGCTGATGGCGAAGGAGCCGGAGAACCGGCCCACCGCGGAACAGGCGCGCGGCATGCTGGAGCGCGTCGCCTCGGGCGGGACGGTGCACCTCGCGTCCGCCGCTCCGACGCCGACGCCGCCGCCGACGCCCGCTCCCGCTCCCGCTCCCGCGGTGGGTCCCGGGGCTGCGGCCGCCGCCGCACCTGCCCCCGGGTTCGGTCCCCCGCTGTTCCCCCAGCCCGCCCCGCAGCCCGAGCCTCTGCACGCCGGCTACGCGCAGCCCGTCCTGCCGCCGACGCTGCCGCAGCACGGCGCGCCGGTCGCGGGCCACGCCGGAGTCCCCGCTCCCGAGACGAGCCGGACGGCAGCCCGTCGCGTACGGCGCCGCAGCAACCGCACCGTCGTCGCGGCAGCGGCCGCCGTCGTGCTCCTCGCCGCAGGCGGCGGAATCACCTACGCCCTGACGTCCCAACAGGGCGGCAAGACCACGGACGGCGCACAGGCGACGCCGCCCGGCGTCGGCTCCCCCACGGACAGCCCGTGGCCGACCGGGGGCAGCACCCCGTCGTCCGCCGGTTCTCCCGGCACGTCCTCGAAGCCGTCGGCCTCGGAGGAGCCGGACGGTCACGAGGACGAGGAGCTGGGCCCCACGAAGAAGCCCGGCGTCGAAGGCGACAAGCCGACCGAGAGCCCGTCGGCCTCCCAAGAGACCAAGCCCAGCCCGACGGTGAAGGAGCCCACCCCGGTGTCGACGGCCTGCACCGGCTGGGGCCACGAGAACCGCAGCGACGGCTACGGCTACCTGGCCGAGACGTCCCACCTCTACACCGGGCCGTACGCGGAATGCCAGAACGTGACCGTGGTCAAGACCGGTGTGAAGCTCTACTACCACTGCTACGTCACCAACGCCTACGGCAACAAGTGGATCTACGCCCGTATCGATGGGACGAACACCGAAGGCTGGGCCTCCAGCACCAGACTCTCCAAGGAGAGCGGCACCCTGCCCCGCTGCTAA
- a CDS encoding carboxymuconolactone decarboxylase family protein → MATASETPVLDTLAAMTVDSIERCGLTPDMFMVTRIAALAASDAPPISYVAHIDPAIQAGLTAEKVQDVLVAIAPIVGTARVMMAAGNIAKALGIAIAVADADAEAQGRA, encoded by the coding sequence ATGGCCACAGCATCTGAAACCCCGGTACTGGACACCCTCGCCGCGATGACGGTCGACTCGATCGAGCGGTGCGGGCTGACCCCGGACATGTTCATGGTCACCCGCATCGCGGCCCTCGCCGCCTCGGACGCTCCGCCGATCTCGTACGTCGCCCACATCGACCCCGCCATACAGGCCGGCCTGACCGCTGAGAAGGTGCAGGATGTCCTGGTCGCCATCGCCCCCATCGTGGGCACGGCTCGCGTCATGATGGCTGCCGGCAACATCGCCAAAGCACTCGGCATCGCGATTGCCGTCGCCGACGCCGACGCCGAGGCCCAGGGCCGCGCGTAG
- a CDS encoding amphi-Trp domain-containing protein: protein MKDLKFEQKRSLSRLEAADQLMALATALREGGEAELEVGPGKLSLRIPDDLRSEIEIEVGSGEIELEIEFKWPTAPTRTAPSQAVAGTQEAARRRKSTPAKPGRSSTGTSRSKGAKRSATTTP, encoded by the coding sequence ATGAAGGACCTCAAGTTTGAGCAGAAGCGCTCGCTGTCACGCCTGGAGGCGGCTGATCAGCTCATGGCGCTCGCGACCGCGCTGCGGGAAGGTGGGGAGGCCGAACTGGAAGTCGGCCCCGGGAAGTTGAGCCTGCGGATCCCCGACGACCTTCGTAGCGAGATAGAGATCGAGGTCGGTAGCGGGGAGATCGAGCTGGAGATCGAGTTCAAGTGGCCGACCGCACCGACCCGGACAGCGCCATCGCAGGCGGTGGCAGGCACACAAGAGGCCGCGAGGAGGCGGAAGAGTACGCCTGCCAAGCCCGGGCGGAGCAGCACCGGCACCAGCAGGAGCAAAGGCGCGAAGCGGTCCGCGACAACAACGCCCTGA
- a CDS encoding DUF6584 family protein encodes MTIENTLAKVDTDLAAGRLPVARQRLRGLVSSFPADLSLRVRLAAVYRLFGESAQAGRWSYLDAGRSPEEVAAFEARYRHPADRMRALAWRGSEAAAETPFARAQLAAMRLAASQSSGKPVDWDQAGSGADEPTEPGSVHDSLFGLGCMAGLIVCLALMCIGISTVISWL; translated from the coding sequence GTGACTATCGAGAACACCTTGGCCAAGGTGGACACCGACCTCGCGGCGGGCCGCCTTCCTGTGGCACGGCAGCGTTTGCGCGGGCTGGTGTCCTCTTTCCCCGCAGACCTCTCCCTTCGCGTCAGGCTCGCGGCCGTCTATCGCCTGTTCGGGGAGTCGGCGCAAGCCGGCCGCTGGAGTTACCTCGACGCCGGGCGCTCTCCCGAGGAGGTGGCGGCCTTCGAAGCCCGTTACCGACACCCGGCCGACCGTATGCGGGCACTGGCTTGGCGTGGCTCGGAAGCGGCAGCGGAGACTCCCTTCGCTCGTGCGCAACTGGCCGCGATGCGCCTCGCTGCATCGCAGTCCTCGGGGAAACCGGTGGACTGGGACCAGGCGGGCTCCGGGGCTGACGAACCTACCGAGCCGGGATCCGTCCATGACTCGCTCTTCGGACTGGGATGCATGGCGGGCTTGATCGTCTGCCTCGCGCTCATGTGCATCGGTATCAGCACAGTGATCAGCTGGTTGTGA
- a CDS encoding serine hydrolase, with amino-acid sequence MTLSKIAPKVTLGLFVVAVSASAVAPVSTATVSHEPRNIKPSHGARSIKSAQEARSIKFTSKRLKGGLIECASENPGLAAFLTRDIAKSLKNRASKASVVLYDRTTHTSCTYGADKHYDSASIVKPMILGALLLDRGVHLSKEKQDLARQMIVSSDNDATYTLWDIVGPKNIQNFLDKAGMKNTVLDEAGFMGLTQVTARDQAKLLELLTAKDSSVLNAEERSYILGLMRDVQKDQRWGTPAAAPSDAAVQVKNGWLQRSETGLKNPWDRGDWKVNSMSAITGRAYDYGLVVLTENNRVPEGESPEVGWDYGMDTVEGVAKAIHHDLYPDHTPPATGNPSL; translated from the coding sequence TTGACTCTCAGCAAGATAGCCCCAAAAGTAACTTTAGGGCTATTTGTCGTAGCGGTCTCTGCTTCGGCCGTCGCTCCTGTTTCCACGGCAACCGTCTCCCATGAGCCGCGGAACATAAAACCCTCCCATGGGGCACGGAGCATAAAATCCGCCCAAGAGGCGCGGAGCATAAAATTCACATCCAAGCGACTCAAGGGCGGGCTGATTGAATGCGCGTCCGAAAACCCCGGACTGGCAGCCTTCCTCACTCGAGACATAGCGAAGTCGCTCAAAAATCGCGCCAGTAAAGCCTCGGTGGTGCTGTACGACCGGACCACCCATACCTCCTGCACGTACGGCGCGGACAAGCACTACGACTCCGCGAGCATAGTCAAGCCGATGATATTGGGGGCTCTGCTCCTGGACAGAGGCGTCCACCTGTCCAAGGAAAAGCAGGACCTGGCGAGGCAGATGATCGTGAGCTCGGACAACGACGCGACGTACACCCTGTGGGACATCGTAGGCCCCAAAAATATCCAGAATTTCCTGGACAAGGCCGGAATGAAGAACACCGTCCTCGACGAAGCAGGCTTCATGGGCCTGACCCAGGTCACTGCAAGAGACCAGGCCAAACTGCTTGAGCTGCTCACCGCCAAGGACAGCTCGGTCCTGAACGCCGAAGAGCGCAGCTACATCCTGGGCCTCATGCGTGATGTGCAGAAGGATCAGCGGTGGGGAACTCCCGCTGCGGCTCCCTCGGATGCTGCTGTACAGGTCAAGAACGGGTGGCTTCAGCGTTCCGAGACCGGGCTCAAGAACCCCTGGGATCGCGGAGATTGGAAGGTCAACAGCATGAGTGCGATCACCGGCCGTGCCTACGACTACGGCCTCGTGGTCCTCACCGAGAACAACAGAGTTCCTGAAGGCGAGTCGCCGGAGGTGGGGTGGGACTACGGCATGGATACGGTTGAGGGCGTGGCAAAGGCCATCCACCATGACCTGTACCCGGACCACACTCCCCCGGCTACCGGCAATCCCAGCCTGTGA
- a CDS encoding toll/interleukin-1 receptor domain-containing protein, producing MNDWHPSHSGDWTALSTMLTGHGGGIGEYAASYVTDLAPGPVLNGRVSADIRLTERWGTGAGLVCRADRDWTFVAFYTAPQVTAGTAITVARIGVFREGMLTPVAQLSEPVVLARGYNHFSLEFFSGRVRGEIRTGERTYELLANCPHVPFPGYAGLVRLYSAGVLAKSVVVERTQLPFVAPAVAEPGGREFAYDVFLCHSKEDAVEVGRIAAALAEKGISYWLDSAQISFGDFVTQKIDEGLQASHFVIPCISKNLTKGGWTKNEYGAILNAEFSGDSSRVTVPLMLAGAEVGDIPMTLRDKRRVSRTNKVEFEEFVNFLRSH from the coding sequence GTGAACGACTGGCATCCCTCGCATAGCGGGGACTGGACGGCTCTTTCCACCATGCTCACCGGTCACGGCGGTGGTATCGGCGAATACGCCGCTTCCTACGTCACCGACCTCGCGCCCGGGCCAGTACTCAACGGGCGGGTGTCCGCCGACATACGGCTCACGGAGCGCTGGGGAACGGGCGCGGGACTGGTCTGTCGGGCCGACCGGGACTGGACCTTCGTGGCCTTCTACACGGCACCGCAGGTTACGGCCGGCACCGCCATCACCGTTGCCCGGATTGGCGTGTTCCGGGAAGGCATGCTGACCCCGGTCGCCCAGTTGTCGGAGCCGGTCGTGCTTGCACGTGGTTACAACCACTTCTCGCTGGAGTTCTTCTCCGGCCGGGTGCGTGGCGAGATCCGGACCGGGGAGCGGACGTACGAACTGCTGGCCAACTGCCCGCACGTACCCTTCCCCGGCTACGCGGGATTGGTCAGGCTCTACAGCGCCGGCGTGCTGGCGAAATCCGTGGTGGTGGAGCGTACACAGTTGCCGTTCGTCGCTCCGGCCGTCGCCGAGCCTGGCGGAAGGGAATTCGCTTACGACGTCTTCCTCTGCCATTCGAAGGAGGACGCTGTGGAGGTTGGGAGAATCGCGGCGGCCCTCGCCGAGAAGGGAATCAGCTACTGGCTGGACAGTGCGCAGATCAGCTTTGGGGACTTTGTGACCCAGAAGATCGATGAGGGCCTCCAGGCGAGCCACTTCGTTATTCCATGCATCAGCAAGAATCTGACCAAGGGTGGCTGGACCAAGAACGAGTACGGGGCCATCCTCAACGCCGAGTTCAGCGGCGATTCGTCCCGCGTTACCGTCCCCTTGATGCTGGCCGGAGCGGAAGTGGGGGACATTCCCATGACGCTCCGGGACAAACGGAGGGTATCCCGCACCAACAAGGTGGAGTTCGAGGAGTTCGTCAACTTTCTCCGCAGTCACTGA
- a CDS encoding vWA domain-containing protein yields MNDQPIEILVLPERPAARNDEVTEFDIVVEVRCRAAEDADRTGGAMNLCLVIDRSGSMADQGKLEIAKRSCGDIFRRITGDDLFTVVVFDYETLVVINPQTPKAEVEERLNAIQPRGSTNLSLGWYQGLLELQSYMTENHYGRLILLSDGMANAGETKKAALAVVASRARDEGISTSTIGIGNDFQEDLLEAIASASGGRFWYISETGIDNILEEEFRGALSVVVDRPRVELTLPPGVSMSQELNSLRKVPRRSRYALRPLKGQDTFNFAVRLQIDPTRLDGEEFTIGAVLYDDSRQVAAADQVVALAPLAEVVATPVHALVQSVVEQYRAETTDEKLLDDLESGDLSGMKQMLTAEIARVRQAEFAVGGQAAAIGVGRMGVEMGNLRQQRQMNETSLLIGDLVEEYLDEPEVKRLVNVWRKSRMHEGARKQQRWHAVSEADEDVEITLLVSALGVADALIPRFPANRADLETKRERLRERLASLA; encoded by the coding sequence ATGAACGATCAACCCATCGAAATCCTGGTGTTACCGGAGCGGCCCGCCGCCCGGAACGACGAGGTCACCGAGTTCGACATCGTGGTCGAGGTAAGGTGCCGCGCCGCCGAGGACGCCGACCGGACCGGCGGCGCGATGAACCTGTGCCTGGTCATCGACCGCAGCGGCAGCATGGCCGACCAGGGCAAGCTGGAAATCGCCAAACGGAGCTGTGGCGACATCTTCCGGCGAATCACCGGCGACGATCTTTTCACCGTAGTCGTGTTCGACTACGAAACCCTGGTGGTCATCAATCCACAGACGCCCAAGGCCGAGGTGGAGGAGCGGCTCAACGCGATTCAGCCGAGGGGTTCCACCAATCTGTCCTTGGGGTGGTACCAGGGGCTGTTGGAGCTCCAGAGCTATATGACGGAGAATCACTACGGCCGACTCATCCTGCTCTCGGACGGAATGGCGAACGCGGGGGAGACCAAGAAGGCCGCCCTTGCCGTGGTGGCCTCACGCGCCCGCGACGAAGGCATCAGCACTTCGACGATCGGGATCGGCAACGACTTTCAGGAGGACCTGCTGGAGGCGATCGCCAGCGCCTCCGGCGGCCGGTTCTGGTACATCAGCGAAACCGGCATCGACAACATCCTGGAGGAGGAGTTCCGCGGTGCCCTCAGCGTCGTGGTCGACCGCCCCAGGGTCGAGCTGACCCTGCCACCCGGCGTGAGCATGAGTCAGGAGCTGAACTCCCTGCGCAAGGTCCCTCGTCGCTCGCGCTACGCTCTGCGCCCCCTGAAGGGGCAGGACACGTTCAATTTCGCGGTCCGGCTGCAGATCGACCCGACGCGGCTGGACGGCGAGGAGTTCACCATCGGCGCTGTCCTGTACGACGACAGCCGCCAGGTCGCCGCCGCTGACCAGGTCGTCGCACTGGCCCCGCTGGCGGAGGTGGTCGCCACTCCCGTCCACGCGCTGGTCCAGAGCGTGGTGGAGCAGTACCGGGCCGAGACCACGGACGAGAAGCTGCTCGACGACCTTGAGTCGGGCGACCTGAGCGGCATGAAGCAGATGCTGACGGCCGAAATCGCTCGCGTGCGGCAAGCCGAGTTCGCGGTCGGGGGCCAGGCCGCCGCGATCGGCGTCGGGCGTATGGGGGTGGAGATGGGCAACCTCCGCCAGCAGCGTCAGATGAACGAGACGTCACTGCTGATCGGAGACTTGGTGGAGGAGTATCTCGACGAGCCTGAGGTCAAGAGGCTGGTCAACGTCTGGCGCAAGAGCCGTATGCATGAGGGGGCACGCAAGCAGCAGCGCTGGCACGCTGTGAGCGAGGCAGACGAGGACGTGGAGATCACCCTGCTGGTGAGTGCGCTCGGGGTCGCCGACGCGCTGATCCCACGATTCCCCGCGAACCGGGCCGACCTGGAGACGAAGCGCGAGAGGCTCCGTGAACGACTGGCATCCCTCGCATAG